One genomic region from Sulfitobacter pacificus encodes:
- a CDS encoding superoxide dismutase: MAFELPALTYDHAALAARGMSQETLELHHDKHHQAYVTALNGFVDANADLQGKTLEEIIALTYGDADRAPVFNNAGQHWNHIHFWNALSPAGGGIPGKLEGKIVDAFGSVEQFKADFKTAAIGQFGSGWAWLIQKSDGTLAVTKTPNGVNPLATGEGTTLLGLDVWEHSYYVDFRNRRPDYVTNFLDNLANYEFAEANLA; this comes from the coding sequence ATGGCCTTTGAATTGCCCGCCCTAACCTACGACCACGCAGCCCTTGCCGCGCGGGGGATGAGCCAGGAAACGTTGGAATTGCATCACGACAAGCACCATCAGGCCTACGTAACCGCGCTCAACGGCTTTGTGGACGCGAACGCCGACCTGCAAGGCAAGACACTGGAAGAAATCATCGCGCTCACCTATGGCGATGCCGATCGTGCGCCCGTGTTCAACAATGCGGGCCAACACTGGAACCACATTCATTTCTGGAACGCACTTTCGCCTGCGGGTGGCGGCATCCCGGGTAAACTCGAAGGCAAGATTGTCGATGCCTTCGGTTCGGTCGAGCAATTCAAGGCCGATTTCAAGACCGCAGCCATCGGTCAGTTCGGCTCCGGCTGGGCATGGCTGATCCAGAAATCCGATGGCACATTGGCCGTCACCAAAACACCGAACGGCGTGAACCCGCTGGCTACAGGAGAGGGCACGACGCTGCTGGGCCTCGATGTCTGGGAACACAGCTACTACGTCGACTTCCGCAACCGGCGGCCCGACTATGTGACCAACTTCCTCGACAACCTGGCGAATTACGAATTTGCCGAAGCCAACCTCGCCTGA
- a CDS encoding helix-turn-helix transcriptional regulator, which produces MKNNPANMSSDHLEKYPDAPRAPSERILMTLKMQGALTSSQIGERLGITGEGARQQLMKLSNDGLVREERRSASRGRPSTYWHLSKKGQARFPNTHAGLTVEILSSIQDELGAEALDRVISARETRTRAQYEAAMVGCGSLKERVARLAELRSDEGYMASFEDAGDGTFLFVENHCPICAAARFCQGFCRSEQAVFEQVLGPGTAIERVEHIVSGGRRCTYRIGKAAAGAA; this is translated from the coding sequence TTGAAAAACAATCCGGCCAATATGTCAAGCGATCACTTGGAAAAATACCCGGATGCACCACGTGCGCCATCGGAACGCATCCTGATGACCCTGAAGATGCAGGGCGCGTTGACCTCGTCGCAAATCGGCGAACGGCTTGGGATCACCGGTGAGGGCGCGCGCCAGCAGCTCATGAAGCTCTCGAATGACGGGCTGGTCCGCGAAGAGCGGCGCAGTGCGAGCCGAGGCCGTCCATCGACCTACTGGCACCTGTCCAAAAAGGGGCAGGCACGGTTTCCGAATACCCACGCCGGGCTAACCGTTGAAATCCTGAGCAGCATTCAGGATGAGTTGGGTGCGGAGGCCCTGGATCGGGTTATCTCGGCCAGAGAGACCAGGACACGGGCACAATACGAAGCCGCGATGGTGGGATGCGGCAGCCTGAAGGAGCGCGTCGCCAGACTGGCTGAACTGCGCTCTGACGAAGGCTATATGGCGAGTTTCGAGGATGCCGGTGACGGGACGTTCCTATTTGTCGAAAACCACTGTCCGATCTGCGCTGCCGCGCGTTTCTGTCAAGGTTTCTGCCGGTCCGAACAGGCGGTCTTTGAGCAGGTTCTGGGCCCTGGTACCGCCATCGAGAGGGTCGAGCATATCGTGAGTGGTGGCCGCCGTTGCACCTACCGGATCGGGAAGGCGGCCGCAGGCGCAGCCTGA
- the pcaH gene encoding protocatechuate 3,4-dioxygenase subunit beta, whose protein sequence is MTDHGPLIPRNRAIHPEPYDPGYKTSVARSPFLPLLSMESTPSEETGPRFGHTKLGALDNNLILNWTKGAAPAVGERILVHGRLLDEMNRPIPNALIEIWQANAGGRYRHKKDTYFAPLDPNFGGCGRTITDENGYYEFLTIRPGAYPWPNRANDWRPMHIHFSIFGHSFGQRLISQMYFEGDPLINHCPIAATIKDRSQLDRLVAPLDFSKSRPLDFLAYKFDIVLRGRRQTMFENKLEGM, encoded by the coding sequence ATGACTGACCATGGACCACTGATTCCGCGCAACCGCGCGATCCACCCCGAGCCCTATGATCCTGGCTACAAAACGAGCGTCGCGCGCTCGCCCTTCCTGCCGTTGCTTTCGATGGAGAGCACTCCCTCGGAAGAGACTGGTCCGAGATTCGGCCACACGAAGCTCGGCGCGCTCGACAACAACCTGATCTTGAACTGGACAAAGGGTGCTGCTCCCGCCGTGGGCGAACGCATCCTGGTGCATGGCCGCTTGCTGGACGAGATGAACCGCCCGATACCGAACGCGCTAATAGAGATCTGGCAGGCTAATGCGGGTGGGCGCTACCGGCACAAGAAAGACACCTATTTCGCACCGCTCGACCCAAATTTCGGCGGCTGCGGTCGGACCATCACGGATGAAAACGGATACTACGAATTCTTGACCATTCGTCCAGGGGCTTACCCCTGGCCTAACCGTGCCAATGACTGGCGTCCGATGCACATCCACTTTTCGATATTTGGCCACAGCTTCGGCCAAAGGTTAATCTCGCAGATGTATTTCGAGGGCGATCCGCTCATCAATCACTGCCCGATCGCCGCGACCATCAAGGATCGCAGCCAGCTCGACCGGCTGGTCGCGCCGCTCGATTTCTCGAAATCGCGCCCACTCGATTTTCTCGCCTATAAATTTGACATTGTTTTGCGGGGTCGCCGTCAGACCATGTTTGAAAACAAGCTGGAGGGCATGTGA
- the pcaD gene encoding 3-oxoadipate enol-lactonase — protein MQALKRDWGTTHLRATDGEGVALVFINSLGTDLRMWDDVVALLPAGWSNLRMDKRGHGLSSTAPRGYGIPELAEDVLAAMDHIGLAQAVIVGCSIGGLIAQHIALMAPDRVIGLVLSNTAPMLGNADSWLSRIEGVRTNGMAAMADGILQRWFGPDMLATLETDLWRALLTRTDTEGYIATCAAIAGTDITDRLREITQPALVIGGYHDQATPPDVVEKLAAALPRSDLVMFDRSGHLPAVEQPKVFAHTLMNFVERIIP, from the coding sequence ATGCAGGCATTGAAACGCGATTGGGGCACCACGCATCTGCGCGCCACTGACGGCGAAGGTGTCGCGCTTGTCTTCATCAATTCGCTCGGCACAGACCTGCGGATGTGGGACGATGTCGTCGCGCTTCTACCCGCGGGCTGGTCGAACTTGCGCATGGACAAGCGCGGTCACGGGCTGAGCAGTACCGCGCCGCGGGGATATGGCATTCCAGAGCTGGCCGAGGACGTGCTGGCCGCGATGGACCATATCGGTCTCGCTCAGGCGGTGATCGTCGGTTGCTCCATCGGCGGCCTGATCGCGCAGCACATCGCGCTCATGGCGCCGGATAGGGTGATCGGCTTGGTGCTTTCGAATACCGCCCCAATGCTGGGAAATGCGGATAGCTGGCTGAGTCGGATCGAGGGTGTACGCACTAATGGCATGGCGGCAATGGCAGACGGCATCCTACAGCGGTGGTTCGGCCCCGATATGCTTGCGACTCTTGAAACCGATCTGTGGCGGGCGCTGCTCACCCGGACAGATACGGAAGGCTATATAGCCACTTGCGCGGCGATCGCCGGCACCGACATCACCGACCGCCTTCGCGAAATCACCCAGCCCGCGCTGGTGATCGGCGGCTATCACGATCAGGCGACGCCGCCGGACGTGGTCGAAAAGCTCGCCGCCGCCCTGCCCCGCTCCGATTTAGTCATGTTCGACCGCTCCGGCCATCTTCCTGCGGTAGAGCAGCCAAAGGTATTTGCCCACACCCTGATGAATTTCGTGGAAAGGATCATCCCATGA
- a CDS encoding 3-carboxy-cis,cis-muconate cycloisomerase — translation MSASVFESPWLSGLFGDDAMAAILSPERHLQHMLAFEAAWSRACGRAGLIDATLAETAAQAIEVAKPDLTDLTKGTAQDGLPVPSLVKQLKAIAPEEAVHMGATSQDVVDTTTVLVLREASLLITNRLIELEKFLKELEERFGDEPLMGRTRMQAATVIKVRDRVLPWRLPLAEHRVRLDQIRPRIERVQIGGASGDRKALRNKADEVVADVANQLDLAPTKKAWHTMRDGIVEYASLLSMISGTLGKIGQDIALMAQQGIGVIAISGGGTSSAMPHKNNPIAAELLVTLARFNSVQVSAMHHALIHEQERSGAAWALEWMVLPQMLMATARGLGACCSLSQSITRIGEADTKI, via the coding sequence ATGAGCGCTTCAGTGTTTGAGAGTCCGTGGCTATCCGGTCTGTTCGGCGATGACGCTATGGCAGCGATCCTCTCTCCGGAACGGCATCTTCAGCACATGCTCGCCTTCGAGGCGGCATGGTCGCGGGCCTGTGGCCGGGCAGGACTGATTGACGCAACTCTGGCCGAGACAGCTGCACAAGCAATCGAAGTTGCCAAACCCGATCTAACCGATCTTACCAAAGGTACGGCGCAGGATGGTCTGCCGGTGCCGAGTCTGGTCAAACAGCTTAAGGCTATCGCACCTGAAGAAGCCGTCCACATGGGCGCTACTTCTCAGGATGTGGTCGACACCACGACAGTCCTGGTTCTGCGAGAGGCTTCATTGCTCATCACCAACAGATTGATTGAATTGGAGAAATTCCTCAAGGAGCTAGAAGAGCGGTTCGGGGATGAACCGTTAATGGGGCGCACAAGAATGCAGGCCGCCACGGTGATCAAGGTACGTGATCGGGTTCTACCCTGGCGCCTGCCTTTGGCCGAGCATCGGGTGCGGCTGGATCAAATCCGTCCCCGTATCGAGCGGGTACAGATTGGCGGGGCCTCCGGCGACCGCAAGGCTCTCCGAAATAAGGCGGATGAAGTTGTCGCCGATGTCGCCAACCAGCTCGATCTTGCGCCGACTAAAAAGGCCTGGCACACGATGCGTGACGGGATTGTGGAATATGCGTCTCTGCTTTCAATGATTTCTGGCACTCTAGGCAAGATTGGGCAGGACATCGCCCTCATGGCGCAGCAAGGCATCGGTGTGATCGCGATTTCAGGAGGTGGTACCTCGTCCGCCATGCCTCACAAGAACAACCCGATTGCTGCCGAGCTCTTGGTGACGTTGGCACGGTTCAATTCGGTACAGGTCTCGGCTATGCATCATGCCTTGATCCATGAACAGGAACGGTCGGGTGCAGCCTGGGCTTTGGAGTGGATGGTCCTCCCCCAAATGCTGATGGCAACCGCGAGGGGGTTGGGTGCATGCTGCTCGCTCAGTCAATCAATAACAAGAATTGGTGAAGCGGATACAAAAATTTAA
- a CDS encoding multidrug effflux MFS transporter, with amino-acid sequence MRSFYLTALVLGLLTAVGPLAINMYLPALPVIEDVFDTDTATVQLSLLSFFVSMSLAQLIYGPLSDMFGRRLPLFIGLTLYLLGAVGSALAPDIQWLIAARALQGLGAAAGMVIARAVIRDLYTGPQAAQLMATLMLVVSIAPVLAPLAGSAALAAGGWRTIFWSMAAAAIAALVLLTTALKETRPPEQRGDSSLARSLRDYASLLREPRFLGIVFVGAFGLASFMAYVANSSFILIEYYGLSPTQYSLAFSINAAGFIGVAQLNGYLSRRFGLGPMIRFATAANVAVMLLLLITELAGIATLPVMIILLLCGYAFLGLVVPGTAVLALEDHGEKAGTASALMGALQFMTATVMIGIAGAFFDGTPIPMIVAIAACSVIAFALAMLSVPRKEAQIPAE; translated from the coding sequence ATGCGCAGTTTCTATCTCACAGCCCTCGTCCTGGGCCTGCTGACTGCGGTCGGCCCGCTGGCGATCAACATGTATCTGCCCGCGCTTCCAGTCATCGAGGATGTCTTTGACACCGACACGGCGACCGTTCAGCTAAGCCTTCTTTCGTTCTTTGTCTCCATGTCACTGGCTCAGCTCATCTATGGCCCGCTTTCGGACATGTTCGGCCGCAGGCTGCCGCTATTCATCGGTCTGACACTCTATCTGCTGGGGGCGGTCGGTTCCGCGCTGGCCCCGGACATTCAATGGCTGATCGCCGCGCGTGCGCTTCAGGGGCTGGGCGCAGCAGCGGGAATGGTGATCGCGCGTGCCGTCATTCGAGATCTCTATACCGGCCCTCAGGCCGCGCAGCTCATGGCCACGCTAATGCTGGTGGTCAGTATTGCGCCGGTCCTCGCTCCGCTGGCGGGAAGCGCTGCGCTCGCCGCAGGTGGTTGGCGCACGATCTTCTGGTCGATGGCGGCGGCGGCCATCGCGGCGCTTGTGCTTCTGACCACCGCGCTCAAGGAAACCCGCCCCCCCGAACAGCGCGGCGACAGCAGCCTTGCACGCTCGCTCCGGGACTACGCAAGCCTTCTGCGCGAACCGAGGTTTCTCGGCATCGTCTTTGTTGGCGCATTCGGGTTGGCCAGCTTCATGGCCTATGTGGCGAACTCGTCCTTCATCCTGATCGAGTACTATGGACTGAGCCCGACGCAATACAGCCTCGCCTTTTCGATCAACGCCGCAGGGTTTATCGGCGTCGCCCAACTCAACGGGTATCTGAGCCGACGCTTCGGGCTGGGGCCGATGATCCGGTTTGCGACGGCGGCGAATGTGGCTGTCATGCTGCTGCTGCTGATCACGGAGCTGGCCGGGATCGCGACGCTGCCGGTGATGATTATCCTGCTTCTATGCGGCTATGCGTTTCTGGGTCTCGTCGTGCCGGGCACGGCGGTGCTCGCTCTGGAAGATCATGGAGAAAAAGCCGGAACGGCGTCGGCGCTGATGGGTGCGCTGCAATTCATGACGGCGACGGTCATGATCGGGATCGCGGGCGCATTCTTTGACGGCACGCCCATTCCGATGATCGTGGCCATCGCAGCCTGTTCCGTGATCGCTTTTGCTCTGGCGATGCTTTCTGTACCTCGAAAGGAGGCGCAGATCCCCGCTGAATAG
- a CDS encoding NmrA family NAD(P)-binding protein: MADQTAKYLVTGASGQLGALVVAELVGKVPAKNVVALVRRPDAAAALEAHGVEVRIGDYDDRASLEQAFQGIDRLLLISASEMGRRAEQHKNAVDAAVAAGVGFLAYTSVLRAETNGIGLAADHRETEAAIKASGLPHAFLRHGWYTENQTASIPPALEHGAYLGAAGDGLFSSATRQDYAEGDVAVLAADTIQSGAIYELAGDESYTMAEFVAVISAAAGKPVAYVVVVP; the protein is encoded by the coding sequence ATGGCGGATCAGACGGCAAAATACCTCGTCACAGGTGCATCGGGCCAACTCGGCGCGCTTGTCGTTGCCGAACTGGTCGGCAAGGTTCCGGCCAAGAACGTCGTGGCCCTTGTGCGCAGACCCGACGCGGCTGCCGCTCTGGAAGCGCACGGCGTTGAAGTGCGCATCGGCGACTACGACGACCGCGCATCGCTCGAGCAGGCCTTTCAGGGCATCGACCGGCTGCTCCTGATCTCTGCTTCCGAAATGGGCAGACGTGCCGAGCAACACAAGAATGCGGTTGATGCCGCTGTGGCGGCCGGTGTTGGCTTTCTTGCCTATACCTCGGTTCTCAGGGCGGAGACGAACGGCATCGGACTTGCCGCCGACCATCGCGAAACCGAAGCGGCGATCAAGGCCTCCGGCCTGCCTCACGCCTTCCTGCGCCATGGCTGGTATACCGAGAACCAGACGGCTTCGATCCCGCCCGCGCTCGAACATGGGGCCTATCTCGGCGCGGCTGGCGACGGGCTGTTCTCTAGCGCGACCCGTCAGGACTATGCAGAAGGCGACGTTGCCGTTTTGGCCGCCGATACCATTCAGTCCGGGGCGATCTACGAGTTGGCCGGGGACGAAAGCTACACGATGGCCGAGTTTGTCGCGGTGATCTCTGCGGCGGCCGGAAAGCCCGTCGCCTATGTTGTCGTAGTACCCTAA
- the pcaC gene encoding 4-carboxymuconolactone decarboxylase, producing MTETFDKGMQVRREVLGEAHVDRAEAGKTEFDLPFQSLITESAWGTVWASERITRRERSMLTLALLAATGNFEEIPMHIRATANTGASKADVAEALQHVAIYAGVPKANHALKLAKQTYAEMEESI from the coding sequence ATGACAGAGACGTTCGACAAAGGCATGCAAGTGCGCCGCGAGGTGCTGGGCGAGGCCCATGTGGACCGGGCAGAGGCAGGCAAGACCGAATTCGACTTGCCGTTTCAGTCGTTGATCACCGAAAGCGCATGGGGAACTGTTTGGGCGTCGGAGCGGATCACCCGACGCGAACGCTCGATGTTGACCCTCGCACTGCTGGCCGCGACAGGAAATTTCGAGGAAATTCCAATGCATATCCGGGCTACCGCCAATACCGGTGCCTCGAAAGCGGATGTCGCCGAGGCGCTGCAACACGTCGCGATCTATGCTGGCGTGCCGAAAGCCAACCACGCGCTAAAGCTGGCCAAGCAGACTTATGCGGAAATGGAGGAAAGTATCTAA
- a CDS encoding HAD family hydrolase, whose protein sequence is MPISRRAPKLVIFDCDGVLVDSEPTFNRVLHAYLLSTGASLSLVECHGLFVGKSRHDVERYVSERGLRLPAKWPHDFYDRVLEALGKEVEPIPGAREAVTLISSAGIPLCVASNGLLAKMRVTLERSGLLPWFEGNMFSAYDVGASKPAPDVFLHAAEMNGVAPEDCVVVEDSMSGFEAASNAAMTCFAYLPKTALNPENVFGARRLTDMADLPKLLGL, encoded by the coding sequence TTGCCAATTTCGCGACGCGCACCGAAACTCGTGATTTTTGACTGTGACGGTGTGCTCGTAGACTCCGAGCCGACCTTCAATCGCGTGCTGCACGCTTATTTGCTTTCGACTGGCGCAAGCTTGTCACTCGTTGAATGCCACGGCTTGTTCGTCGGCAAGAGCAGACATGATGTCGAACGTTATGTGAGCGAAAGGGGATTGCGCCTTCCTGCGAAATGGCCACACGACTTCTACGACAGAGTTCTCGAAGCCCTCGGAAAAGAGGTCGAGCCGATCCCGGGCGCCCGTGAGGCGGTGACGTTGATTTCGTCGGCTGGCATTCCGCTCTGCGTAGCCTCAAATGGGCTTCTGGCAAAGATGCGTGTCACACTGGAACGGTCGGGGCTGCTTCCCTGGTTCGAAGGAAATATGTTTTCGGCTTATGATGTCGGCGCCAGCAAACCCGCGCCCGATGTGTTTTTGCATGCGGCCGAAATGAATGGCGTTGCGCCAGAGGATTGCGTGGTAGTCGAAGATAGCATGAGCGGATTCGAGGCGGCCTCCAACGCTGCGATGACCTGTTTTGCCTACCTCCCGAAGACAGCTTTGAATCCAGAGAACGTCTTCGGTGCGCGACGGCTAACCGATATGGCTGACCTGCCGAAACTGTTGGGGCTTTGA
- a CDS encoding LysR substrate-binding domain-containing protein: MDIPNGLKLRHLEAFLTVAQAGTISAAARQRNVSQPALSKTISELEGLLGAHLFERTGRRAVLTPAGENFRAHARAALQSLEAGVRDLSGQVAAGLVKVGLLPTVAGGFFPSVALAFSQARPDARIGIITGPNHYLLERLRGGKIDLMVGRMPRAADMAGLSFEYLYDEPILLVARAGHPALDLPVTDALLRYPLILPNPGAIIRQSVDQYLAAMGLSDLTPVFETVALPAAQTLLEGSEMLWFISRGVVAREIARGSLAALDLKSDYMAGAVGLTRKFTFDEDSHADLLARLLHRRVEEDCARR; the protein is encoded by the coding sequence ATGGATATACCTAATGGTCTGAAACTGCGCCATCTCGAAGCTTTCCTGACCGTTGCTCAAGCCGGAACAATCTCTGCTGCGGCGCGGCAACGGAACGTGTCGCAGCCGGCATTGTCAAAAACGATCTCGGAACTGGAGGGGCTGCTTGGCGCGCATCTCTTCGAGCGTACAGGGCGGCGGGCCGTCTTAACCCCGGCAGGTGAGAATTTTCGTGCTCATGCCCGCGCCGCGCTGCAAAGCCTCGAGGCAGGGGTGCGCGACCTGTCGGGGCAGGTGGCGGCGGGGCTGGTGAAGGTTGGGTTGCTGCCGACCGTGGCCGGTGGGTTCTTCCCCTCGGTCGCTCTTGCATTCTCGCAGGCGCGCCCGGATGCGCGGATCGGTATAATCACTGGGCCGAACCACTACCTGCTCGAACGACTGCGCGGCGGCAAGATTGACCTTATGGTCGGGCGCATGCCACGGGCAGCCGACATGGCAGGCCTGTCTTTCGAGTATCTCTATGACGAGCCGATCTTGCTGGTGGCGCGCGCCGGACATCCAGCGCTGGATCTGCCGGTGACCGACGCTCTGCTACGCTATCCCCTCATCCTGCCCAACCCCGGTGCGATCATTCGTCAGAGCGTGGATCAATACCTTGCCGCGATGGGGTTATCCGATCTCACACCGGTGTTCGAGACGGTGGCCCTGCCGGCGGCGCAAACGCTTCTCGAAGGTTCTGAGATGCTCTGGTTCATCTCGCGCGGCGTCGTGGCGCGGGAAATTGCGCGCGGCAGCCTTGCTGCGCTCGATCTAAAGTCGGATTACATGGCCGGGGCGGTTGGTCTGACACGCAAGTTCACGTTCGACGAAGACAGCCATGCCGATCTGCTGGCGCGGCTTCTGCACCGGCGGGTTGAAGAGGATTGCGCCCGTCGTTGA
- the pcaG gene encoding protocatechuate 3,4-dioxygenase subunit alpha, with protein sequence MVQKLETLIESASQTAGPYVHIGLMPTYAGNAGYYDEEIGTTPFLDESKAKGEIVEIVGSVFDGTGWAMRDALIESWQCDAGGVFPGDKSADPAFTGHCRFAADAESGEFTLRTVKPGSYQGRGGVESAPHISLWVVARGINVGLNTRIYFEDEDNANDPLLIRIEQRPRVNTLIAKKTGDGKYRFDIRLQGEGETVFLDI encoded by the coding sequence ATGGTTCAGAAACTTGAAACACTGATCGAAAGCGCCTCGCAAACGGCGGGTCCTTATGTCCATATCGGCCTGATGCCTACCTATGCGGGAAACGCAGGATACTATGACGAAGAGATTGGCACCACGCCTTTTCTGGATGAAAGCAAGGCCAAGGGTGAGATCGTTGAGATCGTTGGCTCCGTATTTGACGGCACCGGCTGGGCGATGCGAGATGCGTTGATCGAGAGCTGGCAATGCGATGCTGGGGGCGTGTTTCCGGGCGATAAAAGCGCCGATCCGGCCTTTACAGGCCATTGCCGCTTTGCGGCCGACGCGGAAAGCGGCGAGTTTACCTTGCGCACAGTCAAACCTGGCTCTTACCAGGGGCGCGGTGGAGTCGAGAGCGCGCCTCATATTTCCCTTTGGGTCGTCGCACGTGGGATTAACGTAGGTCTCAATACCCGGATCTATTTCGAAGACGAGGACAACGCCAATGACCCGTTGCTGATCCGAATCGAACAGCGACCACGGGTGAATACCCTGATCGCCAAGAAAACCGGCGACGGCAAGTACCGCTTCGACATTCGACTACAGGGCGAGGGCGAGACGGTTTTCCTCGACATCTGA
- the pcaF gene encoding 3-oxoadipyl-CoA thiolase, whose translation MTDVYICDYIRTPIGRFGGALSSVRADDLAAIPLRAIAARNPGLDLAAIDEVIFGCANQAGEDNRNVARMALLLAGYPETVPGTTMNRLCGSGMDAVITAARAIKSGEAELLVAGGVESMSRAPFVMPKATSAFSRANEVHDTTIGWRFVNKLMKEQYGVDSMPETAENVAEDFGISRPDQDAFALRSQQKAAKAQVNGRLAQEIVPVTIPQRKGDPLVIDTDEHPRSTTTYEGLKKLRPFVKADGTVTAGNASGVNDGSAALILSTKEAAEKHGLKPIARVLGGATAGVAPRIMGFGPAPASRKLLARLGLRQEEFAVIELNEAFASQGLATLRNLGIADDDVRVNPNGGAIALGHPLGMSGARITGTAMLDLKPGEKSLSTMCIGVGQGIAIALEAV comes from the coding sequence ATGACTGACGTATACATATGCGACTACATCCGCACACCAATCGGCCGCTTTGGCGGTGCGCTTTCCTCCGTCCGCGCTGACGACCTTGCCGCGATTCCGCTTCGGGCCATTGCCGCGCGCAATCCGGGCCTCGACCTTGCCGCGATCGACGAGGTGATCTTCGGCTGCGCCAATCAGGCTGGCGAAGACAACCGCAACGTCGCCCGCATGGCGCTGCTTCTCGCAGGCTATCCCGAGACGGTGCCGGGTACGACGATGAACCGACTTTGCGGCTCGGGTATGGATGCGGTCATCACTGCAGCTCGGGCGATCAAATCCGGCGAGGCCGAGCTGCTTGTCGCCGGAGGGGTAGAGAGCATGTCGCGCGCGCCATTCGTGATGCCCAAGGCCACCTCCGCCTTCTCGCGGGCCAATGAGGTCCACGACACCACTATCGGCTGGCGTTTCGTTAACAAGCTGATGAAGGAACAATATGGCGTCGACAGCATGCCCGAGACGGCAGAGAATGTGGCCGAAGATTTTGGCATCTCGCGCCCCGATCAGGATGCCTTCGCCTTGCGCTCGCAGCAGAAAGCGGCCAAAGCCCAAGTCAATGGCCGTTTGGCCCAGGAGATCGTGCCGGTTACGATCCCGCAGCGCAAAGGTGATCCTCTGGTCATCGACACCGACGAGCATCCGCGTTCCACGACTACATACGAAGGCCTGAAAAAACTTCGGCCCTTCGTGAAAGCCGATGGCACTGTGACAGCGGGCAACGCCTCTGGCGTGAATGACGGGTCTGCCGCTTTGATCCTTTCGACGAAAGAAGCTGCCGAAAAGCATGGGCTTAAGCCGATCGCCAGAGTGCTCGGCGGGGCAACCGCCGGCGTGGCGCCGCGCATCATGGGCTTCGGCCCGGCTCCGGCCTCGAGAAAGCTTCTGGCGCGTCTTGGCCTGCGCCAAGAGGAGTTCGCAGTGATTGAGCTTAACGAAGCTTTCGCCTCGCAGGGCCTCGCCACGTTGCGTAATCTTGGGATTGCTGATGATGACGTGCGTGTGAACCCCAATGGCGGGGCAATCGCGTTGGGTCATCCGCTGGGCATGTCGGGTGCGCGGATTACTGGCACCGCGATGCTTGACCTCAAGCCTGGTGAGAAATCGCTATCCACCATGTGTATCGGTGTAGGACAGGGTATTGCTATTGCGCTAGAAGCCGTCTGA
- a CDS encoding winged helix-turn-helix transcriptional regulator has product MTREHQSNPADVLGDLIKHFETSPEGGIDTASCPVRDVLDRIGDKWSVLILTLLAREPKRFSALNRVVGDISKRMLTQTLRSLQRDGLVERTVYPTTPPMVDYRLTDLGRSALEPLAGLIVWADRSHDQIRQAREAFDHKGEDMPLVS; this is encoded by the coding sequence ATGACCAGGGAACACCAAAGTAACCCTGCTGATGTGCTCGGTGACCTCATCAAGCATTTCGAGACCAGTCCGGAAGGCGGCATTGATACGGCAAGTTGTCCGGTCCGCGATGTGCTGGACCGTATCGGAGACAAATGGTCGGTTCTGATCCTGACGCTGCTCGCTCGTGAGCCAAAGAGGTTCAGCGCATTGAACAGGGTTGTCGGTGACATCTCCAAGAGGATGCTGACCCAGACGCTGCGCTCGCTGCAGCGCGATGGGCTGGTTGAGCGGACCGTCTACCCGACGACACCGCCGATGGTCGATTATCGTCTGACGGATCTTGGCCGGTCCGCGCTCGAACCTCTGGCCGGGCTGATTGTCTGGGCCGACCGAAGCCATGACCAGATCCGCCAGGCGCGTGAGGCGTTTGACCATAAGGGAGAGGATATGCCCCTGGTTTCCTAG